The Candidatus Rokuibacteriota bacterium nucleotide sequence GCGCCTTGGCGCGCTCGGCTACGCGCCTGGAGGTGCCCGGGTCGATCGTTGACATGTCGACGCACAGCCGCCCCGGAGGCGCCCCAGCCAGGACGCCGTCGGGGCCGCAGTAGCACGCCTCCACGTCGGCGGACGAGGGAAGCATCGTCACCACGAGGTCGGAGTCCTTCGCGACCTCGGCCGACGAGCGCCCCACCGCCGCGCCGCGCCGCGTCGCCTCCTCGAGCGCCTCGGCCCTGACATCGTAGGCCAGCACCGAGAATCCCGCTCGGATCAGGTTCGCCACCATGGGTGTCCCCATGGTCCCGACGCCGATAAAGCCGATGCGCTTCATAGGTTCTTCTCCTCACGCTTCCGGAGCTGGACTCGAGCCCACTCCTCGATCAGCCTCACGACCGCGGTGTGCCCCAATCCGATGAATCCGATCGTCCGCGCCTCCATCACTCCTCCACGGCAAAAATCCGCGCCGGGGCGCCGTCGCCGCCCCGGATCTTGAGCGGAAAGGCGCCGATCAGGAGCTTCCTCCCGGCCACGGCGGTCAGGTTCGCCAGGTTCTCGGCGATCAGGATTCCGTGCCCCAGGAGCAGGTGATGAACCGGCCAGTCGAAGCCCTTGGGCCTCAGCGGAACGGGCATGTCGGCGGAAAAGCAGTCCACGCCGACCAGCTTGACCCTGCGGTCCAGGAGCCACCGCGCCGCTTCCTCAGAGAGATAGGGGTGGGTGTGATAGTCGTCGGTGGCGAACTTCGCGTCCCATCCCGTGGCGATCAGGACGATCTGGTCGCGCTCGACTTGGGCTCCCGTCGCCTCCAGATCGCTCACCGT carries:
- a CDS encoding cyclase family protein, with the translated sequence MRWIDLAHPYQEGMTHPPVAGPPCIETVLQVGRDPYNLQRFTFVTHLGTHVDAPLHFVSGGRTIDSYDLGELGGTGWVLRVEKAPNQPITVSDLEATGAQVERDQIVLIATGWDAKFATDDYHTHPYLSEEAARWLLDRRVKLVGVDCFSADMPVPLRPKGFDWPVHHLLLGHGILIAENLANLTAVAGRKLLIGAFPLKIRGGDGAPARIFAVEE